The Microcoleus sp. FACHB-68 genomic interval GCTGGGAATTTGTTGGGTTTAATGGAAGCCGCTAGCATTGTCGTGATTTTAACGTTTGCTTTGTCTTTATATGCGGCTGTGCTAAATGAAAACAAGCCGATTTCCACAATTACAACTCCCCATCCTCCAGAAGCTTTCAGCACACAAGAAGGTTGGAGTAATTTTGCAACAGGTTTTCTAGTGGGTGGAATAGGGGGCGCGATTTTCGCTTACTTGGTGTATCAAATTTTCGTGTAAATTGATATATCTTCACAAGCCCATAATTATTTCAAAAAACCGAGAAAAAACCACACGACTGGGGACTAGCCAAACCCCAGCGAGTCGAGTATAAAGGGGGAATTAATTATAGCTTGCCGCCTGGGCTAACTCAGTGGCAAAAAGGAAGAGATGGCAATGGATAATCTCGGCGTGCAAGCATTCAATGAGCCGGTGTCAGGGAATTTATCCACTACAGATCAGGGAAACAAAGATATATTATCAACCGGCTCAAATCCCAACACTCCCCCAGCCGGATTTGATAGTGATTATTACTTACGAGAAAATCTCGATGTAGCAGTAGCCGTTAACAGCGGAGTGTATGAAAATGGGTGGGAACATTGGCTATTGCATGGCAGAGAAGAAGGAAGACTGCCGGCAGCGAACAGCGAACACGATTTAATTAACGAAATCTCAGAAAATACCCCAACAGTCGCCCAATGGGAAAATAATGATGCGCTGACAAATGTTGGAATTGAAAAACAGCAAGACTGGGGAAAATTAGGGTTAAGTTTTATAGAAAATGCCGGCCAAGTGGATGCCGAAGTAAAATACCAAATAAAAGGTAGGGGTCACACCTTCTATTTCACCCCCAATGAAATCATCTTCACCGCACAATCACAGGGAGAAGGGGAAACAGAAAACACCTCCTCTGTAGTGCGAAGCAACTTAATCGGAGGCAATTTCAACCCCACCATTGAAACCCTGGGAAAATTGCCAGGAGTCGCTAACTTCCTGAATGGAGACGATCCGAATCAATGGAAAACCGACGTTTCCACCTATGAAGGCGTAGTGTACCGAAACGTATACGAAGGCATTGACCGGATTTATAAAGGAACAGAAGGGCATTTAAAAGGGGAATTTATCGTAGCAGCCGGCGCAGATGCGGGACAAATAAAGATTCAATACAAAGGAATGGAAGACCTGGAATTGCGCAAAGATGGAGCGCTAATAATCAAGACAGCAACCGGAGAATTAATCGACTCAGCGCCCTATGTTTATCAAGAAATAAACGGAGAAATCAAAGAAGTTGAGTCGGCTTATAAACTGTTAGGAGATGGCACAGTCGGGTTTAGTTTAGGTGCTTACGATTCAGCACATACCTTAGTGATTGATCCGGTGCTGATTTACCACAACAGAACATTCTATACTGGACTCCCCGGCACAGGCGATGGCATTGCGGTAGACAGTGTCGGCAATGTATACGTTACGGGCTATACAAGTTTCAATAGGTTCCCCACTACTGTTAATGCTTTCCAAACCACTGCTCCTGCACCCTCAAATGCCTTCGTTACCAAACTTGACGCCACCGGCACAACTTTAATCTACTCGACTTACTTGGGTGGCAATGGCAATAGAGATTATGGCAACGACATTGCAATTGATAGTGCCGGCAACGCCTACATCACAGGAACTACGAATTCCACCGACTTCCCCACAGTCAATCCCCTGCAACCTGCAAAGGCTAGCAGTTCTGAGCTGGCAGACAGCTTTGTTACCAAACTGAATGCTAGTGGCAATGCTTTGCTCTTCTCGACTTATTTGGGTGGCAGTGATGGTGCTACTGCCCAAAGCATAGCCCTAGATGGTGTTGGTAATATCTATGTGATGGGAAGTACCAGTTCTACCGACTTCCCCACAGTAAATCCCTTGCAAGGCCAGTTAGCGGGAGATTCGGATGGCTTTGTAAGCAAACTTAATCCTGATGGCACGGCTTTAGTTTACTCGACTTACCTCGGTGGGACTGGTGGTGATCAGTTCACAGACATGGTTCTAGACAACGCGGGTAATGTGTTTTTAGCTGGAAGCACCGGCTCTGTGGATTTTCCCACCACAAACCCCCTACAAGGTCAGAAGGCAGATGGTGCAGATGGCTTTGTGAGCAAACTCAATCCTAATGGCACAGCCTTAGTTTACTCGACTTACCTCGGCGCAAGCGGCTATGAGATAGTTAATGGCATCGCTGTAGATATTTCGGGCAATGCCTATCTAGTAGGAAGTACTGATTCTGACAACTTCCCCCTTAAAAACGCTTTCCTAGGCGAGAAGACAACTCCCTTAGACGGCTTTGTGAGTAAACTCAATCCTGATGGCACAGCTTTAGTTTACTCCTCTTACCTTTCCAGAAGTTTTAGCTCGGGAAATGGTTTTGGCACAACCTATGATCGATATCGCAATGGTCAGGCTATTGCGATAGATACTTCAGGCAATGCCTATGCGACAATCAATGAAACATTTAGATTTTCGGTTGGTTCAGGTAATATAACGGGGGACGGCCATTCTTCCTATCTTTTCAAGATTAATCCTCTGGGCACTAAGCATACCTTATCCGAAATCTATGCAGCTCAAAGTGCTGAGATCGCTGTTGACAGTGTGGGCAGTGTTTATATAGTAGGTAGCGAGTACGATACTGCGAATTTTTCCAGTCCTGTCGTTTCCAAATACTACACCGGCAATCCCCTATTCACCTTTGCCGAATTACTCGAACTAGAAAGCCAAGGAAAAGAACCAGCCACCCTGTACTTTGACGAAAAATATTATCTGGCGAATAACCCAGATGTGGCTGCCGATGTCGCAAAAGGTAACTATGCCGGTGGCGCTTTGGAACATTATCAAAAATACGGTCAAATAGAAAATCGGCAACCCAGCCTTCTGTTTGACCCCATACTCTATCTCGAACAAAACCCAGATGTAAAGGATGCAGTCCAGAAAGGCGTTTATAGCAGTGCCTGGGATCACTTCGCCCGCTATGGGCAATATGAAGAACGCGACGCGAGGCTGCTAATTTATGATGAAGCGTTCTATCTCGCCAATAATCCTGATGTCAAGCGGGATGTAGAAGCCGGAGTTTACCGCTACGGTTTTGAACACTTTATCCGTAATGGACAGTTTGAAAAGCGTGACCCCAGTGCTCTATTCAACACTCAATATTATTTGGCAACCAACCCCGATGTGGCAGAAGATGTGAGCCGAGGTGGGAGTGCCTTTAATCACTTTGTGCGTCATGGAATCTCGGAAAACCGGCCTAACTTGTTAGAGAAAAACCGCAACCCCAGCAATTTGTTTAACGCCAACCAGTATCTTAATCAAGATGAAGGTTTAGCGGCAGCAACGGCAACAGGTGAAGTAACAAGTGGGATTTTCCATTACTTAAAGTTTGGTCAATTTGAGGGACGTACGCCACGTCTAAAGCTATTTGATGAAAAGTTTTATTTAGACAGCAACGCGGATGTGGCGGCAGAAGTAAGTAAGGGAACTTATCGCAGTGGTTACGAACACTTTATCCGCTACGGACAAGCAGAAAAACGCCAGCCTAGTGAGCAATATGACGAGGCTTTTTATCTAGCAAATAACAAGGACGTGGCGGCAGATGTAGCGAAGGGTTTATACCGCAGTGGGTTTGAACATTTTGTGAACTACGGTTCGGCTGAAGGAAGGGCCGGCATCGGTTAAGGCAAACAAATAAACAATAAGCTAACTGATAGTTAGTACACTTCTTCATACCCGCCTGGAAATCCACCAGGCGGGACTAAAAGAGAATCAAAAAGCCCTGAGTGTTCACCCGATTACCTAAGCGGGGACAAACAGTTCCGCCTCGATACACTCTAAGGTTTTTTCTAACTCGTCATTGACAATCTTGATGTCAAATTCATCAGCGGCGGCGATTTCTTCAACTGCACGGTTGAGACGCCTTGCAATCGCTTCTTCCGAATCTTGTCCCCGCTGGCGAATGCGAGTCTCTAGGGTATCAACTGAGGGCGGCAGAATAAATAATTGCAGGGCTTGAGGAAATGTCTGCCTGATTTGTCTTGCCCCTTCTAACTCAATTTCTAGGACTACCCACTCACCTTGCTGTAGGTGAGTCTCTACTTGCCGGCGCAAGGTTCCGTAATAATTACCGGCAAACTCAGCCCACTCTAGCAAGTCGCCCGCCGCGACCAGTTGCTCAAATTGGTGCCGGTCAATGAAATAATAATGCTTGCCATGAATCTCGCCCTTGCGAGGGGCGCGAGTCGTCACAGATACCGACAGATACAGTTCAGGATGACGCTTTAGCAGTGAGCGCAACAAAGTTCCTTTTCCCACGCCACTTGGCCCAGTCAGCACAATCAGTTTCCCGCTTTGCATACACCCGCTATCCCTTGAAACATCCTTATCCACATCTTCATCTGGATTATAAAGGTTCTGAATCCAATTCTGTATAGAATTGTTACAGTTACCCTAAAGTGCGGGAGAATATGCACTGGTTAAATACGGATAAACCG includes:
- a CDS encoding photosystem I reaction center subunit XI, which codes for MQSKSDPRDREVVYPAGDPQVGNLATPINASTLTKAFINNLPAYRKGLLPQRRGLEIGMAHGYFLFGPFAWTNPLRGTQAGNLLGLMEAASIVVILTFALSLYAAVLNENKPISTITTPHPPEAFSTQEGWSNFATGFLVGGIGGAIFAYLVYQIFV
- a CDS encoding SBBP repeat-containing protein — encoded protein: MDNLGVQAFNEPVSGNLSTTDQGNKDILSTGSNPNTPPAGFDSDYYLRENLDVAVAVNSGVYENGWEHWLLHGREEGRLPAANSEHDLINEISENTPTVAQWENNDALTNVGIEKQQDWGKLGLSFIENAGQVDAEVKYQIKGRGHTFYFTPNEIIFTAQSQGEGETENTSSVVRSNLIGGNFNPTIETLGKLPGVANFLNGDDPNQWKTDVSTYEGVVYRNVYEGIDRIYKGTEGHLKGEFIVAAGADAGQIKIQYKGMEDLELRKDGALIIKTATGELIDSAPYVYQEINGEIKEVESAYKLLGDGTVGFSLGAYDSAHTLVIDPVLIYHNRTFYTGLPGTGDGIAVDSVGNVYVTGYTSFNRFPTTVNAFQTTAPAPSNAFVTKLDATGTTLIYSTYLGGNGNRDYGNDIAIDSAGNAYITGTTNSTDFPTVNPLQPAKASSSELADSFVTKLNASGNALLFSTYLGGSDGATAQSIALDGVGNIYVMGSTSSTDFPTVNPLQGQLAGDSDGFVSKLNPDGTALVYSTYLGGTGGDQFTDMVLDNAGNVFLAGSTGSVDFPTTNPLQGQKADGADGFVSKLNPNGTALVYSTYLGASGYEIVNGIAVDISGNAYLVGSTDSDNFPLKNAFLGEKTTPLDGFVSKLNPDGTALVYSSYLSRSFSSGNGFGTTYDRYRNGQAIAIDTSGNAYATINETFRFSVGSGNITGDGHSSYLFKINPLGTKHTLSEIYAAQSAEIAVDSVGSVYIVGSEYDTANFSSPVVSKYYTGNPLFTFAELLELESQGKEPATLYFDEKYYLANNPDVAADVAKGNYAGGALEHYQKYGQIENRQPSLLFDPILYLEQNPDVKDAVQKGVYSSAWDHFARYGQYEERDARLLIYDEAFYLANNPDVKRDVEAGVYRYGFEHFIRNGQFEKRDPSALFNTQYYLATNPDVAEDVSRGGSAFNHFVRHGISENRPNLLEKNRNPSNLFNANQYLNQDEGLAAATATGEVTSGIFHYLKFGQFEGRTPRLKLFDEKFYLDSNADVAAEVSKGTYRSGYEHFIRYGQAEKRQPSEQYDEAFYLANNKDVAADVAKGLYRSGFEHFVNYGSAEGRAGIG
- the gmk gene encoding guanylate kinase, with translation MQSGKLIVLTGPSGVGKGTLLRSLLKRHPELYLSVSVTTRAPRKGEIHGKHYYFIDRHQFEQLVAAGDLLEWAEFAGNYYGTLRRQVETHLQQGEWVVLEIELEGARQIRQTFPQALQLFILPPSVDTLETRIRQRGQDSEEAIARRLNRAVEEIAAADEFDIKIVNDELEKTLECIEAELFVPA